The following proteins are co-located in the Microcystis wesenbergii NRERC-220 genome:
- a CDS encoding RNA-guided endonuclease InsQ/TnpB family protein, which translates to MEKAYSFRFYPTPTQESLLRRTLGCVRLVYNKALHERTQAWYERQERVGYAQTSSMLTDWKKQEELDFLNEVSCVPLQQGLRHLQTAFTNFFAGRTKYPNFKKKHQGGSAEFTKSAFKIKDKQIYLAKCTEPLPIRWSRQIPESCEPSTVTVRLHPSGRWHISIRFDDPTIKPLPVTDKAIGIDLGISSLVITSDGDKVSNPKHFKKHYRRLRRASKNLSRKQKGSKNREKARIKVAKIYAQITDSRKDHLHKLTTQLVRENQTIVVENLAVKNMVKNPKLSQAISDVSWGEITRQLAYKCRWYGRNYIEIDRWFPSSKRCSNCGYIAEKMPLNVREWDCPDCGTHHDRDINASKNILAAGLAVSVRVATIRPEQSKSVKAGAKNPSGKKQKPFG; encoded by the coding sequence ATGGAAAAAGCCTACTCGTTTCGATTTTACCCCACACCAACACAAGAGTCGCTATTGCGGCGCACATTGGGCTGTGTAAGATTGGTTTACAATAAAGCTCTCCACGAACGAACACAAGCTTGGTATGAAAGACAAGAAAGAGTAGGCTACGCTCAAACTTCTTCAATGTTGACCGATTGGAAAAAGCAAGAAGAATTAGACTTTCTCAATGAGGTAAGCTGTGTACCCTTACAACAAGGGTTAAGACATTTACAAACAGCTTTCACTAACTTCTTTGCTGGTCGTACTAAGTATCCTAACTTTAAGAAAAAACATCAGGGAGGAAGTGCCGAATTTACTAAGTCTGCTTTTAAAATTAAAGACAAACAAATCTATTTAGCTAAATGCACAGAACCTTTACCTATTCGATGGTCAAGACAAATACCAGAAAGCTGTGAACCAAGCACAGTAACAGTCAGATTACATCCTTCTGGACGTTGGCATATTTCAATTAGATTTGATGACCCAACAATTAAGCCTCTACCAGTAACAGATAAAGCCATCGGAATTGACTTAGGAATTAGTAGCCTTGTGATTACCAGCGATGGTGACAAAGTATCTAATCCTAAGCATTTTAAAAAGCATTATCGGAGACTGCGAAGAGCATCGAAAAATCTTTCTAGAAAACAGAAAGGGTCAAAAAATCGGGAAAAAGCAAGAATCAAAGTAGCCAAGATTTACGCTCAAATCACCGATAGCAGAAAAGACCATTTACATAAGCTAACCACTCAATTAGTTCGTGAAAACCAAACGATTGTGGTTGAGAATTTAGCCGTCAAGAATATGGTCAAAAACCCGAAATTATCTCAGGCAATATCTGATGTAAGCTGGGGAGAAATTACCCGACAATTAGCCTATAAATGCCGTTGGTATGGGAGAAACTACATCGAAATAGATAGATGGTTTCCTAGCTCTAAAAGGTGTAGTAATTGCGGGTATATTGCTGAGAAAATGCCGTTAAATGTTCGAGAGTGGGACTGTCCAGACTGTGGGACTCACCATGACCGAGATATTAACGCCAGTAAAAATATTTTGGCCGCAGGGCTTGCGGTGTCAGTCCGGGTCGCGACTATAAGACCAGAACAGAGTAAATCTGTTAAGGCAGGTGCGAAAAATCCTTCGGGAAAGAAGCAGAAACCGTTCGGCTGA
- a CDS encoding TM0106 family RecB-like putative nuclease, producing the protein MLLTDDLLLDYQRCQRRAFLNLYGNSQEKDPERDFLLKLRQESQSHVKKVLQDSYPDYCSLTTPITDILAAARETEALMRQGVPCIYHGVLLQSGYPVSLTGSPHLLIKQAGESKFGDWIYYPLNIQLGRRPKPEYKIMATFYAYLLASMQGVFPGYAEIVLRRHNRYRVELNLWLTKLEEIIKKFGEMVINRQEPEVFISRQRCSLCHWYSHCYGIAQASQHLSLVPGVTPSRYQFLQSLGVATMESLALTCPTRMGEGMGLEVANQLQLQAQAIIENRAFRKSNGKTAYLSPLPRAEIEFYFDIEAEPEQNLDYLLGILRVDYRVNTQQFYPFLAEKPEDEGRIWQEFLTLVMQDYQAPIFHFSEYEVETIKRLGYLYKTPSSLINQLVSRCFDLHYQVVNSVTFPVESYSLKSLANWIGFQWRDQGVSGDQCVWWYDQWLKTGDRTLLAAILRYNEDDCRATFILKDWLVNFLI; encoded by the coding sequence ATGCTACTGACCGATGATCTACTTCTAGACTACCAACGTTGTCAACGCCGTGCGTTTTTAAATCTCTACGGCAATAGCCAAGAAAAAGACCCTGAGCGAGATTTTTTGCTTAAATTGCGCCAAGAGAGTCAAAGTCACGTTAAAAAAGTCCTGCAAGACTCCTATCCCGATTATTGTTCCCTGACTACCCCCATCACCGATATTTTAGCCGCCGCTAGGGAAACGGAAGCTTTGATGCGTCAGGGGGTACCCTGTATTTATCACGGAGTCCTTTTACAATCTGGCTATCCCGTCTCTTTAACCGGGTCACCGCATTTATTAATTAAACAGGCAGGAGAGTCGAAATTTGGCGATTGGATTTATTATCCCCTCAATATACAACTCGGTCGCCGTCCTAAGCCTGAATATAAGATTATGGCTACTTTTTACGCCTATTTATTAGCCAGTATGCAGGGAGTTTTTCCGGGTTATGCCGAAATTGTCCTGCGTCGTCATAATCGCTATCGGGTGGAATTGAATCTCTGGTTAACTAAACTAGAGGAAATAATCAAAAAGTTCGGCGAAATGGTGATTAATCGCCAAGAACCAGAAGTTTTTATCTCGCGTCAGCGTTGCAGTTTATGTCATTGGTATAGTCACTGTTATGGTATCGCCCAAGCGAGTCAACATCTTTCTTTAGTTCCGGGGGTGACTCCCAGTCGTTACCAATTTTTACAGTCTTTGGGGGTTGCCACCATGGAATCCCTTGCGCTTACCTGTCCTACCCGTATGGGGGAGGGGATGGGGTTAGAGGTGGCTAATCAGTTACAATTACAGGCCCAAGCAATTATTGAAAATCGGGCCTTTCGCAAAAGCAACGGGAAAACTGCTTATTTGTCCCCCCTACCGAGAGCCGAGATTGAATTTTATTTTGACATCGAAGCGGAACCAGAACAGAATTTAGATTATCTTTTGGGGATTTTACGGGTTGATTATCGAGTTAATACCCAGCAATTTTATCCCTTTTTGGCAGAAAAGCCAGAAGATGAAGGCAGGATTTGGCAGGAATTTTTAACCTTAGTCATGCAGGATTATCAAGCACCAATTTTTCACTTTTCTGAGTACGAAGTGGAAACAATTAAGCGATTAGGTTATCTTTATAAAACCCCTTCTTCTTTGATTAATCAGTTAGTTTCTCGCTGTTTTGATCTACACTATCAGGTAGTTAATTCGGTAACTTTTCCCGTGGAAAGTTATTCTTTAAAATCCCTCGCTAACTGGATTGGCTTTCAATGGCGCGATCAAGGAGTAAGCGGGGATCAATGCGTTTGGTGGTATGACCAGTGGTTAAAAACAGGAGATCGGACTTTATTGGCGGCTATTTTGCGTTACAATGAGGATGATTGTCGCGCCACCTTTATACTAAAAGATTGGCTTGTAAACTTTTTAATTTGA
- a CDS encoding aminotransferase class V-fold PLP-dependent enzyme yields the protein MQNLDENSLDCAVSKPDLAEQRQEFRGLSNKVYFNFGGQGTLPKAGLEAIIDAHNFLQQQGPFSGRVNDWITRKTELLRQEMAQELGISPSTLSITEDVTVGCNIALWGVDWQAGEHILLTDCEHPGIIATVREIARRYHLEISTCPIRETLNGGNPIEVISAHLRPKTRVLVVSHVPWNTGQVLPLKEISQLCHDNSVTEKPVLVVVDAAQSVGCLPLDLSATGADCYAFTGHKWWCGPAGVGGLYIRPEIFPSLQPTFIGWRGIETDNRGKPIGWKPDARRFEVATSAYPQFEGLRATIAVHNAWGDGGQRYEKICQLAAYLWGELKTIKGVKCLKNSPPESGLVSFQIDSAITPQKLVQQLEKQGFLLRTLLDPLSVRACVHYFTLSSEIEQLVAAIKKLV from the coding sequence ATGCAGAATTTAGACGAAAATAGCCTCGATTGCGCCGTTAGTAAACCGGATTTAGCCGAACAAAGACAGGAATTTCGGGGACTTAGTAATAAAGTTTATTTTAATTTCGGTGGTCAGGGAACCTTGCCCAAGGCCGGATTAGAAGCGATTATCGATGCCCATAATTTTCTCCAACAACAGGGGCCGTTTTCAGGACGGGTAAACGATTGGATTACCAGAAAAACGGAACTTCTCAGACAAGAAATGGCTCAGGAATTGGGAATTAGCCCCAGCACTCTCTCTATCACTGAGGATGTCACTGTAGGCTGTAATATCGCCCTCTGGGGGGTTGACTGGCAAGCGGGGGAACATATTTTACTAACCGATTGTGAACACCCCGGAATTATCGCCACAGTTCGGGAAATTGCCCGTCGTTATCATCTGGAAATCTCCACTTGTCCTATTCGGGAAACTTTAAACGGCGGCAACCCAATAGAAGTCATTTCCGCTCATTTACGTCCAAAAACTAGGGTTTTGGTGGTTAGTCATGTTCCCTGGAATACCGGACAGGTTTTACCCCTCAAGGAAATCTCGCAACTTTGTCATGATAATTCTGTCACCGAAAAACCCGTTTTAGTGGTGGTGGATGCTGCCCAATCCGTGGGTTGTTTGCCCTTAGATTTAAGCGCTACCGGCGCCGATTGTTATGCTTTTACAGGTCATAAATGGTGGTGTGGACCGGCCGGTGTGGGAGGATTGTATATTCGTCCCGAAATTTTCCCTAGTTTACAGCCCACTTTTATCGGTTGGCGCGGTATTGAAACAGATAACCGAGGAAAGCCTATCGGTTGGAAACCGGATGCCAGACGCTTTGAAGTGGCCACTTCTGCCTATCCTCAATTTGAGGGTTTAAGGGCAACTATTGCGGTACATAACGCCTGGGGTGATGGGGGACAAAGATACGAAAAAATCTGTCAATTAGCGGCTTATCTCTGGGGGGAATTAAAGACGATTAAAGGGGTGAAATGTTTAAAAAATTCTCCACCAGAATCCGGTTTAGTTTCCTTTCAAATTGACTCGGCCATCACCCCACAAAAGTTAGTGCAACAGCTAGAAAAACAAGGGTTTTTACTGCGAACTCTCCTCGACCCCCTCTCGGTCCGTGCCTGTGTTCATTATTTCACTTTGTCCTCGGAAATCGAGCAGTTAGTAGCAGCTATCAAAAAGTTAGTTTAA
- a CDS encoding Uma2 family endonuclease, translated as MTFTPAIDPDIEYPDSDGKPMADNTEQYEWIVKIKENLEILFANSPNVFIAGDLLWYPVQDKKITGPVAPDVMVVFGRPKGRRGSYKQWEEDNIAPQVVFEILSPSNSLEEMERKLLFYQRYGVEEYYLYDPDSHNFQGWLRREGILSSIPEIKGWISPRLNIRFELRGDELEIYSLDGQKFLTSIELSKRLEQERLKAERLAEYIRSLGIDPDTLS; from the coding sequence ATGACCTTTACACCAGCTATTGATCCAGATATTGAATACCCAGATAGTGACGGTAAACCCATGGCCGATAATACCGAACAATATGAATGGATCGTGAAAATTAAAGAAAACCTAGAGATTCTCTTTGCTAATTCTCCTAACGTTTTTATTGCGGGGGATCTGCTCTGGTATCCCGTCCAAGATAAAAAAATTACTGGACCCGTTGCTCCCGATGTTATGGTAGTATTTGGTCGTCCGAAAGGAAGAAGGGGTTCCTATAAACAATGGGAAGAAGATAATATTGCTCCTCAAGTGGTCTTTGAAATTCTTTCCCCTTCTAATAGTTTAGAAGAAATGGAGCGAAAACTCCTGTTTTATCAACGTTATGGAGTGGAAGAATACTATCTCTATGATCCAGATTCTCATAATTTTCAAGGATGGTTGAGACGGGAAGGAATATTAAGTTCTATACCTGAGATTAAGGGATGGATTAGTCCTCGGTTAAATATCCGATTTGAATTGAGAGGAGATGAGTTAGAAATTTATAGTTTAGATGGTCAGAAATTTTTAACTTCTATTGAGTTATCTAAAAGGTTAGAACAAGAGCGTCTTAAAGCTGAACGTTTAGCTGAATATATCCGTTCTCTGGGAATTGATCCCGACACTTTATCATGA